From the genome of Sphingopyxis sp. DBS4:
TGCCAGCGCTTCCATCGCAGCCAACTCGCGCAATGCGCCCGGCTCGCGCTTGCCCGCGCCGCCGATCAGTAGCCGGAACACCCGCTCGACGCTCCATTCGGGCAGCGGCCGTTCGATCAGGTCGAGCGTATCGCCCGCCGCGACCGCGCCGTCCTCGATCACGCGATAATACCAGCCGCTGCGCCCGCTCGTCACCACCGTCGCGGGGACGCTGGCGATGCCGAAGCGGTGTCCCAGCTTCCAGCACGGCTGGCGCCCCTGGCTGACTTCGACCAGCGCCGTGCCGAGGCGGAAGCGGTCGCCGATGCAAAGATCGCTTTCGACCAGCCCTTCGGTCGAGATATTCTCGCCGAACGCGCCCGGTGCCGTCAGCAGGGCGTGGCCGCCCAGCGCCTCCGCCCACCAGCGATAATGGTCGCGCGGATAATGATGGATCGCCTTGTCGACCCCGCCGTGCACCGTCAGGTCGGCCTGCTCGTCGCCGTCGATGCCGAGGCGGCGGACGGCGCGTGCGCCCTCGAACGGCGTCTTGCCGATCGCGCTCGCCTCGTCGCCGCGAAAGGCGCGCGCCTTGCCGGTCAGTACCGCGTCGATCTTTATGCTCATGCCGCCTCCTGCTCGACACAGATCGCGCCGGCATCCTCGGCCGACAGCGGCAGTGCCAGCAGACCGCAGCGATGGGGCGCACCGTCCGCAGCATTGCGGATGAAATGGCGGCACTCGGCGCACAGGCCGAACGGACGGTAGCCGCGCCGCGTCAGATGTTCGGTCAGCATGCGTGCCAGCAGCGGTGCGAGCGCGGCGCGCTCGTCGCCGGTCAGGCCGGCAGTCATCGCATCGGCGACCGTTTCGGGGGCCTCGGCCAGCAGCGCTCGTCCCGCCGGGGTCAGCGCCAGCCGGACGAGACGGCGATCGTCCCGATCCTCCGACCGCATGACCAGTCCCTTGCGTTCGAGCGCGGCGACCGTCTGCGACACCGTCCCCTTCGTCTGGCCCAGCCACGCGGTCAGCGCACCGGGGGTGCGGGAAAAGCGATTGGCGACGGCAAGATAGCGCAGGGCCTGCCATTGGGCGGGCTTCAATCCCGCCCAATAGCCATCCCCCGCGATCAGCCGCGCCGCACGAGTCAGCAGGTCGGATAGCCGGTCGGTCATGAGCAAATGGTATCGACTAAAAACCATTTGCTCAACCCATATTGCGGATGGCATATGATTTGTATCGACTCGCTACCATTGCGATCGATCGAAGGAGAAGAACGATGACCCAGAAAGCGATTTTCTATCACGCCGGTTGCGGCGTTTGCGTCGATGCCGAACAGGCAGTCGCCGAAGCGATCGATCCCGCGCGCTATACCGTCGAAAGCGTTCACCTCGGCGAAAATCCGGGTCGCGTCGCGGAAGCGGAGGCCGCGGGCGTCCAATCGGTTCCCGCGCTCGTGCTCGGCGGTCAGCCCTATCACATCAATTTCGGCGCTTCGCTCGACGCGCTCAAATAAACTCGGCGCCGCGCGGGATCGTCAGCCCCCGCGCGGACCGAACAGGATCAGCGCCGCGCCGCCGAGACAGATCGCGGCGCCGATCAGATCCCAGCGGTCGGGCCGCGCGCCCTCGACCGCCCACAGCCACAACAGCGCCGCGACGATATAGACCCCGCCATAAGCGGCATAGGCGCGCCCGGCATGATCGGTATCGACGAGCGTCAGCAACCACGCGAACAGCGCCAGCGACGCCAGCCCCGGCAGGGTCCACCAGACCGACTTGTCCATCCGCAGCCACGCCCAGAAGGCGAAGCATCCGGCGATCTCTGCCAGTGCAGCGGCGATATAGGCGAAGGCGGTCATGCGCGCACCGTGGCGCGGGTGGATGGGAAAGGGAAGGGGAGAGCAGCTTGGAATGCGAGTTGCGTCCTTTTCTTTCGTCATCCCGGACTTGATCCGGGATCCATTCTTTCAACGCTGCGGGAATGGATCCCGGATCAAGTCCGGGATGACGAAGAGCAAGATCGGCCGCTTCCGGCCATTCCCACAAAAGAAAAGGGGCGACCCGCAGGTCGCCCCTTTCCGTGTCATATCGCTGTTCCGAAAGATCAGAACGCGAAGCCGAGACCGACAGCGAAGGTGTCGAAGTCGTTGACGTTGTTGCCGAGGAACTGGTGGCGATACTCGACCTTGCCGTACAGGTTCTGGCCCAGCTTGTGCTGGTAGCCGGCACCGACATAGGGATCGTCGATCTGGCCGAAGGTGTAACCGGCGTTGGCATAGAGCTTGCCGTTGGCACCGATCTTGGCGCCCGCACGACCACCGGCCGAGAACTGGACCTTGGCGCCGTCGATCAGGACCTTGTCGCCGGCGATTTCGGCGCCGCCGAAAGCGGTCGAGCCGAGGTCGAAATCATAGCCGCCCGCAACGCCGAGGGTGGCGTCGTCGAAACCGCTGCCGGTGATGTAACCGCCGCGCACTTCGACGCGGGCTTCGCCGCCATCGGCAGCAAAGGCAGGGGTGGTGGCGACGGCAGCCGAGAGGAGAGCGGCAGCAACTGCGAACTTCTTCATAATCTTTTCCTTTTCATTCCTTCGGACCACGCCCTTTGGGTCGCGGCCCGGGGCTCTAAATGGCCTTCGCGGCTGTCGCTGCAATGAATGGATCGTTCAGAATATGACAATTTTCTTACCTGTGTTATTTTTACAACACAGCATAGGTATGCGGGGGAGAACGCCTCAATCCGTCATCCCGGCGAAGGCCGGGATCTCGCCGATGCGTCATGATGCGAGGTCGAGATCCCGGCCTTCGCCGGGATGGCCGAGACTTGCCCGGGCCGATGTTTCAGCCCAGCGCCGCCTGTTTTTCCTCGGCGATGCGGTCGAGTTCGGCGCGGGTCGGCTTGGTCGCCGCGCTCTTGAGCTGGCCGCACGCGGCCATGATGTCGCGCCCGCGCGGCGTGCGGACCGGCGCCGAAATCCCGCTCTTGAAGATCAGGCTGCTGAACGCGCGCACCCGCTCGGGCGACGAACATTCATAGGGTGCGCCGGGCCACGGATTGAACGGGATCAGATTGACCTTCGCGGGCAGATTATAGTGCTTGATCAGCCGGACGAGCTCGCGCGCGTCGTCGTCGCTGTCGTTCTTGTCCTTCAGCATCACATATTCGAAGGTGATGCGCCGCGCGTTGTTCGCGCCGGGATAGGCGGCGCAGGCCGCGAGCAATTCCTCGATGCCATATTTGCGGTTGAGCGGCACGATCTCGTCGCGCACCTCCTTGCTGACCGCGTGCAGCGACACCGCGAGGTTGACGCCGATCTCTTCGCCCGCGCGCGCCATCATCGGCACGACGCCGCTCGTCGACAAAGTGATGCGCCGTTTCGACAGCGCCAGCCCGTCGCCGTCCATGACGATCTTCAGCGCACCCTTGACCTCGTCGAAATTATAGAGCGGCTCGCCCATCCCCATCATCACGATGTTGGTGAGCATCCGGCCGTCGGCGGTGTAATGGCTGCCGCCTTCGTCGGCGTCGTCATCCTCGGGATCGGGGCCGAAGCCGGCCATCGTCCCCTTGGGCCATTCGCCGAGCGCGTCGCGCGCGAGCAGCACCTGCCCGACGATCTCGCCCGCCGCCAGATTGCGGACGAGGCGCATCGTCCCGGTGTGGCAGAAGCGGCAGTTGAGCGTGCATCCGACCTGGCTCGACACGCACAGCGTTCCCCGATCGGCGTCGGGGATGAAGACCATCTCATATTCCTGGCCGTCGGCGGCGGCGAGCAGCCATTTGCGCGTCCCGTCGTTCGACACCTGCGCCTCGCGCACGGTGGGGCGGCCAATGATGAAGCGGTCGGTCAGCCACGGGCGCATCGCCTTGGCGATATCGGTCATCGCCTCGAAATCGGTGACGCCGCGATGATAGATCCAGTGCCAGATCTGTTTCGCGCGCAGCTTCGCCGCCTTGGCGTCGAGCCCGGCCTCGACCAGCACGCCGCCGATCGCGTCGCGGGTCAGCCCGACCAGGTCGATGCGGTTGCCCCCGCGCAGGGGAACGGTGCCCGTGGTGACTGGGTCGATATGGCCAGGAATCTGCATGATGCGCGCGCATATAGGCGGGAAGGGCAAAAAGCGCAATTCTCGCTCTCGTCATTGCGAGGAGCGCAGCGACGAAGCAATCCAGGGCGGAGCAAGGAGACTCTGGATTGCTTCGCTCCGCTCGCAATGACGATCTGAAGACAGGGTTACAGGTTCTTCAGAAACGCCAGTCGCTCCGCCACCGCGCCATCGGCTTCGGCATTACGCAGCAGCAGGACGTTCTGCACCAATATTTCCGCCGGCGTCGGTGTCTGCGCGAACAGCCCCATCACTTCGTCGGCAAAAGCATCGAGCGGCATATAGGCCTCGCGCGTCGACTGCCCCGGCGTCAGTTCGGTACGGACTGCGGGCGGCGCGAGTTCGATCACTTCGACCTTGCCTTCCAACTGGACGCGCAGTGCCTGCGTATAGCTGTGCAGCGCCGCCTTGCTCGCCGAATAGGTCGGCGCCTTGGGCAGCGGCACAAAGGCAAGCCCCGACGTGACGTTGACGATCGCGCTGTCCGCCGCCGCCGTCAGGTGATCGACCAGCGCGTCGATCAGCCGGATCGGGCCGAGGATGTTGGTGACGACCGTCGCCTCCGCGTCGGCCAGGTCGCGCTTTGCGTCCGCCCGTTCGTACATCATCACGCCCGCGTTGTTCACGATGATGTTGAGCGCCGGAAAGGCCGCCACGATCTCGGTTGCAAAGGCCGCGATCGCCGCCGGATCGGTGATGTCGAGCACCCGGGCGTGCAAATTCGCGCGACCCGCGGTCGCGGCTTCCAGCTTTGCTGCGTTGCGGCCGGTGACGATCACGACATTGCCCGCGTCGTGCCAACGCTGCGCGAGCGCGAGCCCGATGCCCGAGCCGCCGCCGGAGAGGAGAATGGTGTTGCCTGTGGTTTTCATGGAGAGTTCCTCGTTCGGGGTGGTGAGGAGGTCTATTTATTCCTATACTCTCCAAAGGAAAGAAGGCACCGAAAGGTGCTATACTTACCTGAAAGAGAGAAATGGATTTTCCTGCCATGCCGCAACCGGAAAAACGCGTCTATGACCCCGAGGTGCCCGTCGACCCGCGTGTCGAAATGCTCGTCAACGACCTGATCGGACGAGTCGCGGACAAATGGACGCTGCTTGTACTCGAAGAGTTGGAGGAGCATGGCACCTGTCGTTTCACGCGCCTCGCGCAGCTTGTTCCCGGTATCAGCCAGAAGATGCTGACCCAGACGCTGCGCGCCATGGAACGCGACGGACTGGTCCACCGCAAGGTCCACCCGGTCGTTCCTCCCAAGGTCGAATATAGTCTGACGGCGCTGGGGCATAGCCTCGGAGAAGCCTTTTGCGGCGTGTGGCAATGGGCGGAAATCAATCTCGATCGGGTGGAAGCGGCGCGGACGGCATTCGACGGGCGCGGATAACGCACCCGCCGGACGATTTATCTGGCACGGGTCGTGATGCGGATCGGCTGGCCCCGCGCCGCATCGGCGATCACCTGCTCGGCCTCGGCCGCCGCGAGGATGCGCGTGTCGCGCCGGCACGCGCGAACGTCATTCTTGCCTTCGAGGTCATAGTCGGGTGCGGTGCCGCACACCGCGACGACGGCGCGCCAGATGCGGCGGTCGAGCGCCTTGACGCCTTTTGCGGTGCTCAGGTCCAGGTCGGTATGCGCCACCGTCGCTGTGCGCGGCCCAGTGGGCTGGGCGAGAACGGGCTGGGCCAACGGCGCGGCAGCGAGAGCGGCGAGGATCAGAATCTTGCTCATCTTTGTCTCCATCGACCGGCTGATAAGGAGGGGAGGAAGCCGGCAGGACGGGAGATAATCCCCGGCTCCCCACGGCGGGAGCAACGATGTTGCGCGGCCATTCTGCAAAATTGCAGAATGCGGCCATCGCGCGTATCGCGCACAAGACATCATGTTCGACTGGAACGATCTTCGCTATTTCCTTGCCGTCGCGGAGAGCGGCAGCACGCTCGCGGCGGCGCGCGCGCTGCGCGTCAGCCAGACCACGGTCGCCCGCCGCATCGCGGCGCTAGAGGCGGCGATGGGGCTTACCCTCTTCGAACGCCGTCAGGCGGGCTATGCGTTGACCCCGGTGGGTGAAGCGATGTTGGCGAATGCGCTGGCGGTCCGCGACGCCGCCGATCGCTTCGACGAGGCGGCGGGCGCCCGCTCGCGCGACGCGGGCGGTGCGGTCAGCGTCACGGTGATGGAGATTTTCGCGATCACCGTCCTGCCGCCGATCCTGCGCGACCTGCGCGCGGCGCATCCCGAAATCCATATCCACCTCGACACGTCGGACGATCCGCGCGATCTCGCGACGGGCGCCGCCGACATCGCGATCCGCAGCAGCAAGCAGCCGGCAGGCGCGGGCCTCGTCGGGCGGCGCATCGCCGACAATGGCTGGACGCTCTATTGCAGCCGCGACTATGCCGACCGCCACGGCATTCCGCACAGCCGCGAGGAACTGGCGACCCACCCCTTCATCGGCGGCGGCGGCTCGGTCTGGGAACCCTATCGCGCGTGGCTCCGGCAATATCGGCTCGAGGAGTCGGTGGTCATGCAATATGATTCGGCGGCGGGCCTGCTCGCCGGGGTGCGCTCGGGAATGGGGCTCACCATCCTGCCGGCCTTTCTCGCCGACCACGAACCCGACCTCATCCGCTGCATCCCGCCCAAGGCCGACGATACGACGGGCCTGTGGCTGCTCACCCACGAACGGCTGCGTCATGTGCCGCGGGTGCGCATCGTCCTCGATTTCCTGGCGGGCGCGCTGACCCGACTGGCGCGGGAATAGGTGGGTTCGATCCTGTCGAAATACCGCTTTCCTAATATGTTTGCGCGTGGTTCAAATGGAACGGAAGACGGGGTCATGCCGTGGTTGGCGATGATTGGCCGGGAGGGGGTATTTGGAAAGATCGCAGGATTCCGGCAATGCTGCTGCGCCATTCGATGGGCTGCTGAAGGCACGCAAGCAACTCGGCGACAACGCTTTCGAGGAATGGCTTTATACGCCTGAAGAAGATTGGGGACCGGCGGAAGAAACCGAGCAGCAGGCGCTCGAGGCCGAATGGGCCGAGGACGATCTGAAACTTCGGATCAAGACCGCCGGTTATATTTCCATACCGGCGGGCTTCATTGGCTTGGGGGTTCTTTCTCTCTTCACCACGTCATGGGGCGCCCAGATTCCTTTTATGTGGGCGGTCATCAACCTTCCGCTTCTCACGCTTGCCGTGATTACTTGGCGGCGACGCGAACTGCGCCTTGGGCTCAAGCGCCCAGTCAAGGGCCGCAAGGCTCGCATCCTGGCGGCTATTCTGGTGCTGTTCTCCTTCCTGTCTTTCGTGCTGGCCTGGGTGTCGGCCATGATGCGCGGGTGAAGCCATGTCTTGGGAATGTCGTGATCGGCCTTTTTCGCCGTCAGCGCGATTCAGAGTGAAGTTGCGCAGTTTTCTGCCATTTTCCTCGCGAGCCGCTTTTTTGCTGTCGTCGCCCTTCGATCAAGTCCCGGGCGGCGAAAGAGAATGAATTGCGAGTGAAGTTGCGCGGAAATCCGTCGCTTTTCCGAACGGCCTCAGCGAAAGCTGGCGCACCCCAGTGCCGCTGCATCGATCGCGGTGGCGGCGCCGCGCAAGCGATAGGTGTCGGCGATCGCGCCGCCCGTCGCGGTCGCGCTTTCGACGCTCATGCTCGGTGCCGATCGCATCGCGGCGATGATCGCGGCGTCCATCCGCGCGTCGCTCGCCCAGCCATGCGCGTCGTTGCCGGTCAGGATGAAGCGGCGGCTGCCGACCGTCAGGCGAAGCTCGCGCCCGGTGCCGCGTTCCTTCGACAGGCGGACGTAGAATTGCCCGCGAATGCGCGACTTCGGCCAATAGCCGATGCTGGCATAGGCCTTGGTCTGCGGCTTGCCGATCGTCGCGGCGGGCGCGGCGATGGCGTAGCAGCGCGGGGTGCCGGGATCGCGAAACGCCCCCCAGCCGTCGAAGATGCCGAGCGCGGCCGGCGCGGCGGCCACGGCAAAGGGAGGCAGCGCCAAGGACAGGAACAGGAGGAAAGCCGCGCGGCGCATCGCGCCTCGATTGCGCGAAAGCGGCTGATTTGCAAGCATGGCTTGCGCGGCGCGATGCGTTCGTTAAGGAAGGTGGACATTTTTACGGGGGCAGGGAATCGGGGCGCCGCCGCGCCCGCGATGACGGCCTTCGGGGACTTCTCCCGCAAGATACTGAGGATGGCGGATTAGAATGAAAGCGACGATCGAACGCGCAGTGCTTCTGAAGAGCCTCGGCCACGTCCAGTCGGTGGTCGAACGGCGCAATACCATCCCCATCCTGTCGAACGTCCTGATCGAAGCCGATGCGACCGGTCAGCTCAAATTGATGGCGACCGACCTCGATCTCCAGGTCGTCGAAACGATCGCGGCGAAGGTCGAAACCCCCGGCACGACGACCGTGTCGGCGCACACCTTGTTCGAGATCGCGCGCAAGCTGCCCGAAGGCGCCGAAGTCAGCCTCGCCGCCGCCGAGGGCAAGATGCAGGTGAAGGCTGGCCGCTCGAACTTCAACCTGCCGACGCTGCCGCGTGACGATTTCCCCGTGATCGCCGAGGGCGACCTGCCGACCAGCTTCGAATTGCCGGTCGCGGAACTCATCCAGATCATCGACAAGACGCGCTTCGCCATCTCGACCGAGGAAACGCGCTACTATCTGAACGGCATCTTCTTCCACGTCGCCGAAGATGCGACGGGACCGGTGCTGAAGGCGGCGGCAACCGACGGCCACCGCCTCGCGCGCTACACGGTGACGCGCCCCGACGGCGCCACCGGCATGCCCGACGTCATCGTCCCGCGCAAATGCGTCGGCGAGATCCGCAAGCTGCTCGACGAGGCCGAAGGCAATGTCGAGATCAGCCTGTCGGCGTCGAAGATCCGCTTCCAGCTCGGCAATGCCGTGCTGACCTCGAAGCTGATCGACGGCACTTTCCCCGATTACAGCCGCGTTATCCCGACCGCGAACGACAAGCTGCTCAAGGTCGATCCAAAGAGTCTGTTCCAGGGCGTCGACCGCGTGTCGACGATCGCCAGCGAAAAGACCCGCGCGGTCAAGGTCGGCCTCGACAAGGATCGCATCACGCTGAGCGTGACCAGCCCCGAAAACGGTACCGCGGCCGAAGAACTCGCCGCGGGCTATGACAGCGACGCGATGGAGATCGGCTTCAATGCCCGATATCTCAGCGACATCCTGGGCCAGGTCGACGGCGACAGCGTCGAACTGCACCTCGCCGACGCGAATGCGCCAACACTGATCCGCGAGAGCGAGAAGAGCCCGGCGCTGTACGTGCTGATGCCGATGCGGGTCTAAGACCCTGATCGGATTATACTGAGACACTTTCCTGCTTATCTCGTCATCCCGGCGAAGGCCGGGATCTCACCGGTGCGTTAGGTCGATACGGCGAGATCCCGGCCTTCGCCGGGATGACGATTCGGTTCTCGAGCCTCACGCTCGCAATGACGAGGTGTCTTGGCGTTACCCCGCCTTCGCCACCCGCCAGATCATATTCCCCGTATCGTCGGCGACCAGCGCGCTGCCGTCCTTCGCGACCTTGACGTCGGCGGGGCGGCCGCGGGTCGTCTTGCTGTCCTTGGCGAGGAACTGGTCGAGGAAGGGGACGGGCAGCGCGTCGACCGGCTTGCCGTTCGCGCCGAACTTGACGAAGATCACGTCATAGCCCGCCACCGGCTCGCGGTTCCACGATCCGTGCCGTGCGATCAGCGCGCCGTTCGCCCAGCGCTCGCCGAGCGCCAGCCCGTTGGTGAAGGTGAAGCCGAGCGGCGCGACGTGGGCGCCGAGCGCATAGTCCGGGCGCTTCACATATTGGCGGCGATCCTCTTCCTCGGGCGGAACGCGCGGATCGACGAAGCCACCCCAATAATACCAGGGCCAGCCGAAGAAATCGCCTTCGTCGACGGTGGTCATATAGTCGGGCACCACGTCGCTGCCGAGCATGTCGCGCTCGTTGACCACCGCCCACAGTCGGTCGCTGCCCGGATAGTAAGCGAGCCCGACCGGATTGCGGATGCCCGCGGCATAGGTGCGGACATAGCCGTTCTCGGGCCGCACCTCGAGCACGCTGGCGCGGCGGGTTTCGTTGCCCATGCCCTTTTCGCCGATGTTGGAATCGGCGCCGACCCCGACATAGAGCCAGCCGTTGGGCGCCGCGACGAGGCTCTTTGTCCAGTGGCGGTTGGTGCCCTTTGCGGGCAGGTCGGCGATCTTCTTCGGTTTGCCGCTCATCTTCGTCTCGCCCTCGACATAGGGAAAGGCGAGGATCGCGTCGGTATTCGCGACGTAGAGCGTCTTGCCGACCAGCGCCATGCCATAGGGCGAGTTGAGGCCGGTGATATAGGCGCTTTTGACCTCGGCCTTGCCATCGCCGTCGGCGTCGCGAAGCAACGTGATGCGGTTCGCCGATTGGCCGCCGGCACCGGCCTTGCTCATCAGGCGGGCCATGATCTTGTTCTCGATCCCCGAGGTGTCGCGCGGCGGACTCTCTGCTTCGGCGACCAGCACGTCGCCGTTGGGCAGCACGAAGATCGAACGCGGATGGTCCAGCCCCTCGGCAAAGCGCGCGACCGTCAGTCCCTCGGCGGCATGCGGGGCCTGACCGGCGGGCCAGCTTGTCGCCTCCGGCACGTTCATGGTCGGGATGACCTGGCCGCGCTGCGCCGCCATCACCGGCACGCGGCCGCTGAGTTCGGCGGTCGAAAAGCGCGCGACGTCGGGCCGCGACAGCCAATAATAAGCGGCGACGGCGACCACGATCAGAAGGGCGAGGACGAGGCCGGCAATTTTCAGGATTTTGCGCATGAAACCGGTCTTACACCGCGATGAGGCGGCGGCAAAGGGGCGATTGGCGCAGCATGTTGGTTAATCCGGGCGGCATCCGCATTAACCTTACCTGGACGTTCATCACGGTCGGGAACGGGCTGGTCAGGCGTTCGGGGTAGAGCGGTGCCGATGCAACGGGCCGGGGACAGCATGCAACTGCCAGCACCTTTTCTAGCCGACCGCACCGCGGTCGACGATGCCGCCATGCTGATTCGCGAGCATGGCGAGGAAGCGGGCTTCGCGGCGGCGGCGCGCGCGGAACAATATCGCGTGCTCGGCAATCACCTCCATTTTGCGCGCTGGCGACAGATCGAGCGGCTGATCACCTATCTTTCGATCGAGAGCGCGCTCGACACGGTGCATTAAAGCCCTATTCCCGCCTTCGCGGAAACATCCTCCATAGACGCTGCAAATCAAGGCTTCTCCGTATACTCCACCCAAAGCCGCTGCGATGACAGCGATTGCGGAGAAGCAATCTCAACATTCTTTCAACGCATGGCCGGGACGCAAACCGCAATGGGTGAAAGCCTGTCGGACATCCGTGGTGCAACCTTGCGTCAGCGACTATACGCTCGGCAAGGGCGAGCCCGTCCCGTTGATGGCGCACGCATCGTGGCAACGCTTTGCGAACTTATAAGTGCTAGGTAAGACGTCATGGCAGGCGACACGCTACCCCGTAAAAAGACCATGACACCCGGAATGGAGCCGGAGCCCGATTTCGCCCATCGGATACGCCGCGCCGTCATCTGGCGTTCGGGTTCTCAGATCGCGGGACAGATTATCGCCTGGGCGGCCACCTTCCTTGTCATTCGCATTCTGACGCCCGAAGACTATGGCCTTTTTGCGCTGACGCAGGTCATGTTGATGCTGCTGACCCTGCTCAATGGTCAGGGGCTCGCGAGCGCCGTGATCCAGCGCCAGGATATCGATAAGCGCGCGATGCGGCAGATTTTCGGGCTGCTACTGCTGCTCAATGGAACGCTCGCTCTCGCGCAAATCGCATGCGCACCGCTGGCCGCGGCCTATTATCGCGAACCGAGGGTAGCGGACCTGCTGCGCGTGCAATCCCTCATTTATCTCACCACTCCCTTTTCTTCGCTTGCCTATGCGCAGCTCGCGCGCACGCTGGAATTTCGTCGCCAAGCGCAAGTCAACATGCTGTCCGCGCTGATCGGGGCAGCGGTGGCGCTGGGCGGCGCATTGGCGGGCTGGGGAGTCTGGGCGCTGGTCTGGGCGCCGATCGCGCTGTTCGCGACGCGGGCGCTGGGACTGACGGTCGCAGCGCGGATGTGGCTTTGGCCCAGCTTCGATTTCCGCGGTGCGGGGGCGATCGCGCGCTACGGTGGGCTGGTGGCCGTAGGGCAGTTTTTCGGCTTCGTGCAAAGTCAGGCAGATATATTGGTCGCCGGCCGCTGGTTCGATCCGCATCTGGTCGGGGTCTACACGACGGCCTTGTTGCTGACGCAGATTTTCAACAACAAGGTGGTGCCGCCGTTGAACGAAGTGGCTTTCGCGGCCTATTCGCGAATGCAGGACGATCGCCCGGCCTTGGCCGCGGGGTTCACGCGCTCGACCCGCGCCATCATGGTCGCCGCGATGCCGTTTTTCTTCGGCCTTGCCGCCGTTGCGGAGCCGCTGGTGCTCACATTGCTGGGCGAAAAGTGGCGCGAAATCGTGCCGCTGCTTCTGCCGCTGGCGCTTGCCATGCCTTTCTGGACCCTGTTCACCCTCTTGCGTCCGGCGACCGACGCCCTCGGGCGCCCCGGCATTGGATCGGGCAATGCGGCTGCTGGCGCACTCTTGATGCCGGTGACCTTTCTGGTCGGCGCTCGATGGGGGATTGCCGGCATCGCCTGGGCCTGGCTGTTCGCCTATCCGCTTCTCCTGGCCTATTCC
Proteins encoded in this window:
- a CDS encoding LysR family transcriptional regulator, whose amino-acid sequence is MFDWNDLRYFLAVAESGSTLAAARALRVSQTTVARRIAALEAAMGLTLFERRQAGYALTPVGEAMLANALAVRDAADRFDEAAGARSRDAGGAVSVTVMEIFAITVLPPILRDLRAAHPEIHIHLDTSDDPRDLATGAADIAIRSSKQPAGAGLVGRRIADNGWTLYCSRDYADRHGIPHSREELATHPFIGGGGSVWEPYRAWLRQYRLEESVVMQYDSAAGLLAGVRSGMGLTILPAFLADHEPDLIRCIPPKADDTTGLWLLTHERLRHVPRVRIVLDFLAGALTRLARE
- a CDS encoding helix-turn-helix domain-containing protein; this translates as MPQPEKRVYDPEVPVDPRVEMLVNDLIGRVADKWTLLVLEELEEHGTCRFTRLAQLVPGISQKMLTQTLRAMERDGLVHRKVHPVVPPKVEYSLTALGHSLGEAFCGVWQWAEINLDRVEAARTAFDGRG
- a CDS encoding SDR family oxidoreductase, yielding MKTTGNTILLSGGGSGIGLALAQRWHDAGNVVIVTGRNAAKLEAATAGRANLHARVLDITDPAAIAAFATEIVAAFPALNIIVNNAGVMMYERADAKRDLADAEATVVTNILGPIRLIDALVDHLTAAADSAIVNVTSGLAFVPLPKAPTYSASKAALHSYTQALRVQLEGKVEVIELAPPAVRTELTPGQSTREAYMPLDAFADEVMGLFAQTPTPAEILVQNVLLLRNAEADGAVAERLAFLKNL
- a CDS encoding outer membrane protein, with translation MKKFAVAAALLSAAVATTPAFAADGGEARVEVRGGYITGSGFDDATLGVAGGYDFDLGSTAFGGAEIAGDKVLIDGAKVQFSAGGRAGAKIGANGKLYANAGYTFGQIDDPYVGAGYQHKLGQNLYGKVEYRHQFLGNNVNDFDTFAVGLGFAF
- a CDS encoding MarR family winged helix-turn-helix transcriptional regulator; this encodes MTDRLSDLLTRAARLIAGDGYWAGLKPAQWQALRYLAVANRFSRTPGALTAWLGQTKGTVSQTVAALERKGLVMRSEDRDDRRLVRLALTPAGRALLAEAPETVADAMTAGLTGDERAALAPLLARMLTEHLTRRGYRPFGLCAECRHFIRNAADGAPHRCGLLALPLSAEDAGAICVEQEAA
- a CDS encoding MOSC domain-containing protein, whose translation is MSIKIDAVLTGKARAFRGDEASAIGKTPFEGARAVRRLGIDGDEQADLTVHGGVDKAIHHYPRDHYRWWAEALGGHALLTAPGAFGENISTEGLVESDLCIGDRFRLGTALVEVSQGRQPCWKLGHRFGIASVPATVVTSGRSGWYYRVIEDGAVAAGDTLDLIERPLPEWSVERVFRLLIGGAGKREPGALRELAAMEALATTWRARATKLLP
- a CDS encoding thioredoxin family protein, translating into MTQKAIFYHAGCGVCVDAEQAVAEAIDPARYTVESVHLGENPGRVAEAEAAGVQSVPALVLGGQPYHINFGASLDALK
- a CDS encoding UrcA family protein, with the translated sequence MSKILILAALAAAPLAQPVLAQPTGPRTATVAHTDLDLSTAKGVKALDRRIWRAVVAVCGTAPDYDLEGKNDVRACRRDTRILAAAEAEQVIADAARGQPIRITTRAR
- a CDS encoding YnfA family protein, which produces MTAFAYIAAALAEIAGCFAFWAWLRMDKSVWWTLPGLASLALFAWLLTLVDTDHAGRAYAAYGGVYIVAALLWLWAVEGARPDRWDLIGAAICLGGAALILFGPRGG
- the rlmN gene encoding 23S rRNA (adenine(2503)-C(2))-methyltransferase RlmN is translated as MQIPGHIDPVTTGTVPLRGGNRIDLVGLTRDAIGGVLVEAGLDAKAAKLRAKQIWHWIYHRGVTDFEAMTDIAKAMRPWLTDRFIIGRPTVREAQVSNDGTRKWLLAAADGQEYEMVFIPDADRGTLCVSSQVGCTLNCRFCHTGTMRLVRNLAAGEIVGQVLLARDALGEWPKGTMAGFGPDPEDDDADEGGSHYTADGRMLTNIVMMGMGEPLYNFDEVKGALKIVMDGDGLALSKRRITLSTSGVVPMMARAGEEIGVNLAVSLHAVSKEVRDEIVPLNRKYGIEELLAACAAYPGANNARRITFEYVMLKDKNDSDDDARELVRLIKHYNLPAKVNLIPFNPWPGAPYECSSPERVRAFSSLIFKSGISAPVRTPRGRDIMAACGQLKSAATKPTRAELDRIAEEKQAALG
- the dnaN gene encoding DNA polymerase III subunit beta, translating into MKATIERAVLLKSLGHVQSVVERRNTIPILSNVLIEADATGQLKLMATDLDLQVVETIAAKVETPGTTTVSAHTLFEIARKLPEGAEVSLAAAEGKMQVKAGRSNFNLPTLPRDDFPVIAEGDLPTSFELPVAELIQIIDKTRFAISTEETRYYLNGIFFHVAEDATGPVLKAAATDGHRLARYTVTRPDGATGMPDVIVPRKCVGEIRKLLDEAEGNVEISLSASKIRFQLGNAVLTSKLIDGTFPDYSRVIPTANDKLLKVDPKSLFQGVDRVSTIASEKTRAVKVGLDKDRITLSVTSPENGTAAEELAAGYDSDAMEIGFNARYLSDILGQVDGDSVELHLADANAPTLIRESEKSPALYVLMPMRV